A single Coriobacteriia bacterium DNA region contains:
- a CDS encoding putative toxin-antitoxin system toxin component, PIN family — MVERIVIDTSVAVAGLRSSQGASFRVLQLVDTGNFEIALSVPLALEYEDVLRRESTGVGLATKDVDVLVEYWCSVAHLQEIHFLWRPVLKDPKDDHVLELAVAAGCGMIVTHSIRDFSRSVAWGVEAVRPGEFLRRIGVTS, encoded by the coding sequence ATGGTTGAGCGCATCGTCATCGACACCAGCGTCGCGGTTGCCGGGCTCCGGAGCTCGCAAGGCGCGTCTTTCCGCGTGCTTCAACTCGTCGATACCGGAAACTTCGAGATCGCCCTCTCCGTTCCGCTCGCCCTTGAGTACGAGGATGTACTCAGGCGGGAGAGTACCGGAGTCGGTCTCGCCACAAAGGATGTGGACGTGCTGGTGGAGTACTGGTGCAGCGTGGCCCACCTGCAGGAGATTCACTTCCTGTGGCGCCCGGTATTGAAAGATCCGAAAGACGACCATGTTCTGGAGCTCGCGGTCGCCGCCGGGTGCGGCATGATCGTCACCCACAGCATCCGCGACTTCTCGCGATCGGTCGCTTGGGGCGTTGAAGCGGTTCGGCCCGGTGAGTTCCTACGAAGGATCGGAGTGACATCATGA
- a CDS encoding type II toxin-antitoxin system RelE/ParE family toxin — protein MIAPYSFHEVATDEFNEAAAYYDTEHRGLGSLFIDAVVSAIAHIREYPESCAVLRDRNRRMLVHGFPYSLVYSFVGGHVRILAVAHGSRRPYYWSGRH, from the coding sequence GTGATCGCGCCCTACTCGTTTCATGAGGTCGCCACCGACGAGTTCAACGAGGCGGCCGCGTACTACGACACCGAGCACCGGGGTCTCGGCTCGCTGTTCATCGATGCCGTGGTGAGCGCGATCGCGCACATTCGCGAGTACCCGGAGTCGTGCGCGGTGCTGCGCGACCGGAATCGTAGAATGCTCGTCCACGGATTTCCTTACTCACTTGTCTACTCCTTCGTCGGCGGTCACGTCCGCATACTGGCCGTTGCGCATGGCAGCAGAAGGCCGTACTACTGGAGCGGGCGACACTAG
- a CDS encoding response regulator, with product MENNHFSILVVDDSEVLRRLAAVTLTSLGNYEVDQACDAAEALECLIDKDYDVIITDYYMPGMDGIEFIRRVRRRSGCERLPILMVTTERDPFIEEEARAAGADEFLTKPFEPLVIRETLDRVLQAAKAPAMSLRIDAQSLLDSLPYAAMVLDRHHNVILGNGVFWRSAGGGIDDAGVNCARAMHEAQTAPANCPLDSAVSSGGPAEEVVAEAGALYRVSVFPMALSDDEGQALYLHLTQPI from the coding sequence ATGGAGAACAATCATTTCAGCATTCTCGTTGTTGACGATTCAGAGGTTCTGCGCCGACTTGCGGCCGTGACCCTCACGAGTCTGGGCAACTACGAAGTCGATCAGGCGTGCGACGCGGCTGAGGCCCTCGAGTGTCTGATCGACAAAGACTACGACGTCATCATCACCGACTACTACATGCCGGGAATGGATGGGATCGAGTTCATCCGCCGTGTACGTCGGCGCTCTGGCTGTGAGCGTCTTCCCATCCTCATGGTCACCACTGAGCGCGACCCCTTCATCGAAGAAGAGGCACGCGCGGCCGGCGCAGACGAGTTCCTCACCAAGCCGTTCGAGCCGCTTGTGATCCGGGAAACCCTCGATCGCGTGCTGCAGGCAGCCAAGGCGCCCGCGATGTCTCTGCGTATCGATGCTCAGAGCCTGCTCGATTCGCTGCCCTACGCCGCGATGGTTCTCGATCGCCACCACAACGTCATTCTGGGCAACGGGGTCTTCTGGCGTAGCGCCGGAGGGGGTATTGACGATGCGGGTGTCAACTGCGCCCGCGCGATGCATGAAGCGCAGACTGCGCCCGCCAACTGCCCGTTGGACTCTGCCGTTAGCTCCGGAGGCCCCGCCGAGGAGGTAGTGGCCGAGGCAGGTGCTCTCTACCGGGTGTCGGTCTTTCCGATGGCACTCTCCGACGATGAGGGCCAAGCGCTCTACCTGCATCTCACGCAGCCGATCTGA
- the wecB gene encoding UDP-N-acetylglucosamine 2-epimerase (non-hydrolyzing) — MRIIVALGARPNVVKVGPLLPELARAGIECDVAFTGSRGAPHDDDSAEGLSFYGVDLITPRWFLDIGTGTHAMETGKAMVAFEGLFGRERPDAALVVGDVSATLAAAVSAVKAGVPVIHLDAGLRCGDLRVPEEVNRVLVSRIASLHLTPTERALENLEDEGVEPERVHFVGSILAESVIRHLDAIAGIDVAGAYGLVTNGYALGCFHRPENLADPARLSAILEGLAALPLPVLVPDTNGLRAAMAEAGLQAAGAVSVVDAVPYRSMLALERDAAVVLTDSTGVQEEACSICTPCITVRDCTEQVATVEAGANRLVSADSDAIIESVANILAEPPTWVVPKRWDRAVSDRIVRAIKRGVAPLV, encoded by the coding sequence TTGCGAATCATAGTCGCCCTCGGTGCACGACCGAACGTGGTCAAGGTCGGTCCGCTTCTGCCTGAACTGGCGCGGGCGGGTATTGAGTGCGACGTCGCATTCACGGGTTCGCGGGGAGCCCCCCACGATGATGACTCGGCTGAAGGCCTCTCGTTCTACGGCGTCGACCTCATCACTCCGCGCTGGTTTCTCGATATCGGCACGGGGACTCACGCGATGGAGACCGGCAAGGCCATGGTCGCCTTCGAGGGTCTTTTCGGCCGCGAGCGTCCCGACGCGGCTCTCGTGGTCGGGGACGTGTCTGCAACCCTTGCGGCCGCCGTCTCAGCAGTGAAGGCCGGTGTGCCGGTCATCCACCTCGATGCGGGGTTGCGCTGCGGGGATCTGCGCGTCCCGGAGGAGGTGAACCGGGTTCTCGTATCCCGTATCGCGTCGTTGCATCTGACGCCCACTGAGAGGGCGTTGGAGAACCTGGAAGACGAGGGCGTGGAACCTGAGCGCGTTCACTTCGTCGGTAGCATTCTGGCGGAATCGGTGATCCGACATCTTGATGCGATCGCGGGAATCGACGTGGCTGGAGCATACGGTTTGGTGACCAACGGCTACGCGCTCGGCTGCTTCCATCGTCCTGAGAACCTCGCGGATCCTGCGCGGCTGTCGGCCATACTCGAAGGGCTCGCGGCTCTGCCGCTGCCCGTGCTCGTGCCCGACACGAACGGGCTGCGCGCGGCGATGGCAGAGGCGGGACTGCAGGCCGCTGGAGCCGTGTCAGTGGTAGACGCGGTTCCCTATCGGTCGATGCTGGCGCTGGAGCGCGATGCGGCTGTAGTGCTGACCGACTCCACCGGAGTCCAGGAGGAAGCGTGCTCCATCTGCACACCCTGCATCACGGTGCGCGACTGCACCGAGCAGGTCGCTACCGTGGAGGCTGGCGCCAATCGCCTGGTTTCGGCAGACAGTGATGCGATCATCGAGAGCGTTGCGAACATTCTTGCGGAGCCACCCACGTGGGTGGTGCCCAAACGCTGGGACCGCGCGGTGTCCGACCGTATCGTCCGCGCCATCAAACGCGGAGTGGCCCCGCTCGTGTAG
- the galE gene encoding UDP-glucose 4-epimerase GalE produces MRVLLTGAAGYIGSITTRTLLDRGHECIVLDNLVHGWRESVDARAQFIEGSVGDSEVVARALDGCDAVVHMAGLIEVAESQKNPDLYFRVNSLEPLVLLDAMRAADVKALVFSSTAAVYGEPTRVPIAETARTEPVNAYGASKLAFERSVTDCESWGLRAVRFRYFNVAGAWPDGSVGEAHAPETHLIPRILTAIRDGAERVEVFGGDYATKDGTCVRDYIHVCDLAAAHALGIERLGAGEDGGVFNLGNGSGFSNLEVVRACMRAAGREIEVMIGPRREGDPAKLVASAARAKSVLGWVPERAELDGIVADAWRWHLAHPNGYR; encoded by the coding sequence ATGCGCGTTCTGCTGACCGGTGCCGCCGGATACATCGGTTCGATCACGACACGTACCCTCCTTGACCGCGGACACGAGTGCATCGTCCTCGACAACCTCGTTCACGGGTGGAGGGAGTCTGTCGATGCGCGGGCGCAGTTCATCGAAGGCTCGGTGGGCGATTCTGAGGTCGTCGCTCGCGCGCTCGATGGGTGCGACGCCGTGGTGCACATGGCCGGTTTGATCGAAGTGGCCGAGTCACAGAAGAATCCCGACCTGTACTTTCGAGTGAACTCCCTCGAGCCGCTGGTGCTCCTTGACGCCATGCGAGCTGCAGACGTCAAGGCACTCGTGTTCTCGTCCACTGCAGCGGTCTACGGCGAGCCCACCCGCGTTCCCATCGCAGAGACGGCACGTACCGAGCCGGTCAACGCCTACGGTGCCAGCAAGCTCGCGTTTGAACGCAGCGTGACGGATTGCGAGTCTTGGGGGCTGCGCGCGGTGCGCTTTCGCTACTTCAACGTGGCCGGCGCGTGGCCCGACGGCTCTGTGGGCGAAGCGCACGCGCCTGAGACGCACCTGATTCCCCGCATACTGACCGCGATCAGGGACGGGGCTGAGCGAGTCGAGGTCTTCGGCGGCGACTACGCCACCAAGGACGGCACGTGCGTCCGCGACTACATCCATGTGTGCGATCTGGCCGCTGCACACGCCTTGGGTATCGAGCGCCTGGGGGCTGGTGAGGACGGCGGGGTTTTCAACCTAGGCAACGGTTCGGGCTTCTCCAACCTCGAGGTGGTGCGGGCGTGCATGCGCGCCGCGGGCCGTGAGATCGAGGTCATGATCGGCCCGCGTCGAGAGGGAGACCCAGCGAAACTCGTCGCATCCGCGGCCCGGGCCAAGTCGGTGCTCGGATGGGTTCCTGAGCGGGCTGAGCTCGATGGCATCGTCGCCGATGCATGGCGATGGCACCTTGCCCACCCGAACGGGTACCGCTAG
- a CDS encoding DUF6290 family protein yields MSTISLRLPESLHKKVRELAKEEDVSINQLITTALAEKMAALMTVDYLRERGALGDRASYDAVLAKVPDVEPGEGDEL; encoded by the coding sequence ATGAGCACGATTAGCCTGCGTCTGCCGGAGTCGCTGCACAAGAAGGTGCGCGAGCTCGCCAAGGAGGAGGATGTGTCTATCAATCAGCTCATCACCACCGCCCTGGCGGAGAAGATGGCCGCGCTCATGACGGTTGATTATCTCCGCGAGAGGGGAGCGCTTGGTGATCGGGCGTCGTACGACGCCGTTCTGGCCAAGGTGCCAGACGTCGAGCCGGGCGAGGGAGACGAGCTGTAG
- a CDS encoding sugar transferase gives MTDEAPVRVVRPVVRSGGSRRSRRFRLALALAMADAAAIFVALMLATWVRFGSATARVAFDYTDLHIAFWQLTVVTVPLWVGFIALAGLYDLDRVTFGITDSGRIARALSLGLVALILVTYMARVPGLSRAWTLLAWVFSILLVLLARVIFSAVRSAGHRRGRWLQPTLIVGSNAESADIIRVLHASPEAGLVPLGCLTSSQAERLELDFCSDDVPVLGSAREITAVLEESCARTVIIASSAFDHDVLARMIAELRDADVDVHISSGLFEVLTSRVLVSEIAGVPLITVKGISLSRGNLLVKRVFDLVMCSIIVVLGVPVWIAIGLAIKLTSPGPIFYAQQRVGRAGETFGMLKFRSMYRDADSRLADLRADNEASGPLFKMKDDPRVTPTGKWLRKFSLDEFPQLINVVRGEMSLVGPRPPLPHEVEKYSPNDWRRLEVVPGMTGLWQVSGRSSLTFDEMVRLDLFYIENWSVGLDLTLLFRTIPAVLFARGAY, from the coding sequence ATGACCGATGAGGCGCCGGTTCGCGTAGTCCGGCCCGTGGTGCGCTCAGGTGGCAGTCGACGCTCGCGACGCTTTCGGTTGGCGCTGGCGCTCGCGATGGCAGACGCCGCAGCCATCTTCGTGGCGTTGATGCTCGCCACTTGGGTGAGATTTGGCTCCGCTACTGCGCGGGTGGCATTCGACTACACCGATCTGCACATAGCGTTCTGGCAGTTGACGGTCGTCACCGTGCCGCTGTGGGTCGGATTCATCGCGCTGGCGGGTCTGTACGATCTCGATCGCGTGACCTTCGGCATCACGGACTCAGGGCGGATCGCGCGCGCACTGTCTCTCGGTCTTGTCGCACTGATTCTTGTTACCTATATGGCGAGAGTCCCGGGTCTGTCCCGAGCATGGACGCTCCTGGCCTGGGTGTTCTCGATCCTGCTCGTACTGCTGGCAAGAGTCATCTTCTCCGCGGTCCGTTCGGCCGGCCATCGACGTGGTCGCTGGCTGCAGCCGACGCTCATCGTGGGCAGCAACGCCGAATCCGCCGATATCATCAGGGTGCTTCACGCGAGTCCTGAGGCAGGGCTGGTTCCGCTCGGATGTTTGACATCGTCGCAGGCCGAGCGCCTTGAGCTCGACTTCTGTTCCGACGACGTCCCGGTCCTAGGGAGCGCTCGTGAGATCACCGCGGTGCTGGAGGAGTCGTGCGCCCGTACGGTCATCATCGCCTCATCCGCGTTTGACCACGACGTCCTGGCTCGCATGATCGCGGAGCTGCGGGACGCTGACGTCGATGTGCACATCTCCTCGGGACTCTTTGAGGTCCTGACCAGTCGCGTCTTGGTAAGTGAGATCGCCGGCGTCCCGCTCATTACCGTCAAGGGAATCTCCCTGTCACGGGGCAACCTTCTGGTGAAGCGGGTATTCGACCTCGTCATGTGCTCGATCATCGTGGTTCTCGGCGTTCCCGTCTGGATCGCAATCGGCCTTGCGATCAAGCTCACCAGTCCGGGTCCGATCTTCTATGCACAGCAGCGCGTTGGTCGGGCGGGAGAGACGTTCGGCATGCTGAAGTTCAGGTCCATGTACCGGGACGCGGACAGCCGCTTGGCCGATCTCAGGGCTGACAACGAAGCCAGCGGGCCTCTGTTCAAGATGAAGGACGACCCCCGCGTGACCCCCACCGGGAAGTGGCTGCGCAAGTTCTCTCTCGATGAGTTCCCTCAGCTCATCAACGTAGTGCGCGGCGAGATGTCTCTCGTCGGGCCCAGGCCCCCGCTACCCCACGAGGTGGAGAAGTACTCGCCGAATGACTGGAGGCGGCTTGAGGTCGTCCCCGGAATGACGGGGCTGTGGCAGGTGTCCGGGCGCAGCAGCCTGACCTTCGACGAGATGGTACGTCTTGACCTGTTCTACATTGAGAACTGGTCGGTCGGACTCGACCTGACCCTGCTGTTCCGCACGATTCCTGCGGTGCTGTTCGCCCGCGGGGCCTACTGA
- a CDS encoding DUF2510 domain-containing protein, whose protein sequence is MSNAPAGWYPDPENPGQQRYWNGAAWTQDFAPTASIPSQPVAPAQAAAPTPAGQQVGKKPVYQRTWFIVLAVLIGLAIVGNMLGGNDSEPSSVAQNEPAASTPAEPSVEPAAEEPAAAEPEPEPEPKWVKVTSLSGKGNKRSKTFEIGSGEVELKYSVKGGESLICGIYVVPEGQNLQKEGGFPEVMVSEAGKDSTMLVKDPGTYYLDVTSANCDWTLTILEKR, encoded by the coding sequence GTGAGCAACGCGCCTGCTGGCTGGTATCCCGATCCGGAGAACCCAGGGCAACAGCGGTACTGGAATGGAGCCGCATGGACTCAAGACTTCGCACCAACCGCCAGCATTCCATCACAACCTGTTGCACCCGCACAGGCGGCCGCACCTACTCCGGCCGGCCAGCAAGTGGGCAAGAAGCCTGTCTATCAGCGGACGTGGTTCATCGTTCTCGCCGTTCTGATAGGGCTTGCGATCGTCGGCAACATGTTGGGCGGAAACGACTCCGAGCCGTCTTCAGTTGCACAGAACGAGCCTGCCGCCTCGACTCCCGCAGAGCCATCTGTCGAGCCGGCTGCTGAGGAACCAGCGGCCGCGGAGCCCGAACCGGAGCCCGAACCGAAGTGGGTCAAGGTAACGTCCCTTTCCGGGAAAGGGAACAAGCGATCGAAGACATTCGAAATCGGCAGCGGGGAGGTTGAACTCAAGTACTCCGTGAAGGGTGGAGAATCGCTGATATGCGGCATCTACGTCGTGCCTGAAGGCCAGAACCTCCAGAAGGAAGGCGGTTTTCCGGAAGTCATGGTGAGTGAAGCCGGGAAGGACTCCACGATGCTCGTGAAGGATCCTGGGACGTACTACCTAGACGTGACTTCTGCGAACTGCGACTGGACCTTGACGATTCTAGAGAAGCGATAG
- the wecB gene encoding UDP-N-acetylglucosamine 2-epimerase (non-hydrolyzing) has protein sequence MRLIVVVGARPNFIKVGPLMPAFAAAGIEASIAHTGQHYDASMSDVFFRDLALPEPAWFLGVGSGTHAVQTGKAMIALEELLIRERPDALLVVGDVNSTLAGALAAVKIGIPVVHLEAGLRSGDMSMPEEVNRLVTDQLSAMLLTPVATAADSLLAEACDPARIHFVGNVMAESVLRHLPQIADRDVCGSQGLVPEAYVLSTVHRPENTDHPLRLAQIIAAFGDIGMPVLLPAHPRTRPLLEAAGVTDGGPVRVVDPVGYLDMLALQRDAAVVVTDSGGVQEESCMVGTPCVTVRRNTERQVTLEIGSNRLTGADRGAIGSAVSAALAGTREWTAPERWDTAVATRVVDALQGGILPLSD, from the coding sequence ATGCGATTGATCGTCGTAGTCGGGGCGCGCCCCAACTTCATCAAGGTCGGGCCGCTCATGCCCGCGTTTGCCGCCGCGGGGATCGAGGCCTCCATCGCCCACACCGGTCAGCACTACGATGCGTCGATGTCCGACGTGTTCTTTCGTGACCTCGCGCTTCCCGAGCCGGCTTGGTTTCTCGGTGTGGGATCCGGCACTCACGCGGTGCAGACCGGCAAGGCGATGATCGCGCTGGAGGAGCTCTTGATCCGGGAGCGTCCCGATGCGCTGCTCGTGGTCGGTGACGTGAACTCTACGCTCGCCGGGGCGCTTGCCGCGGTCAAGATCGGGATTCCCGTCGTTCACCTCGAGGCCGGACTGCGCAGTGGGGACATGTCTATGCCCGAAGAGGTGAACCGCCTCGTGACAGACCAGCTGTCGGCGATGCTGCTCACGCCGGTGGCGACGGCTGCGGACAGTCTGCTCGCAGAGGCCTGTGATCCGGCGCGCATCCACTTTGTCGGCAACGTCATGGCCGAGTCCGTACTTCGCCATCTTCCTCAGATTGCCGATCGTGACGTGTGTGGGTCGCAGGGCCTCGTTCCCGAAGCCTACGTGCTCTCCACGGTTCATCGTCCCGAGAACACCGATCACCCGCTGCGTCTTGCCCAGATCATCGCAGCATTTGGAGACATCGGTATGCCGGTGCTGCTGCCGGCGCACCCTCGCACGCGGCCGCTCCTTGAGGCTGCGGGCGTTACGGACGGCGGGCCTGTGCGCGTTGTCGATCCGGTGGGCTACCTGGATATGCTCGCTCTGCAGCGCGATGCCGCCGTCGTGGTCACCGATTCAGGGGGAGTTCAGGAAGAGTCCTGCATGGTGGGGACGCCGTGCGTCACGGTTCGCAGGAATACTGAACGTCAGGTGACCCTTGAGATCGGTTCCAACCGGTTGACCGGCGCGGATCGTGGCGCAATCGGCAGTGCAGTCTCGGCGGCGCTTGCGGGGACTCGCGAGTGGACCGCGCCTGAGCGCTGGGACACTGCGGTGGCCACGCGGGTGGTGGACGCACTTCAGGGCGGAATCCTTCCGCTCAGCGATTAG
- a CDS encoding addiction module protein, whose product MGSSYNDDRPFAKNVRFTMTVEELKLVARQLSPAERAELATDLLLSLDALSESEIEHLWLEEASRRDAEIDAGTARLIPGDQVIADARARLR is encoded by the coding sequence TTGGGCTCGTCGTACAATGACGACAGGCCCTTCGCGAAGAACGTGAGGTTCACCATGACCGTTGAGGAACTCAAACTGGTGGCGCGCCAACTCAGCCCAGCGGAGCGAGCGGAACTCGCGACCGATCTCCTTCTCAGCTTGGACGCCCTCAGCGAATCTGAGATCGAGCATCTGTGGCTTGAGGAGGCATCGCGGCGGGATGCAGAAATCGACGCCGGCACTGCTCGACTCATTCCTGGTGACCAGGTCATCGCTGACGCCCGGGCCCGCCTGCGGTGA